The proteins below are encoded in one region of Triticum aestivum cultivar Chinese Spring chromosome 1B, IWGSC CS RefSeq v2.1, whole genome shotgun sequence:
- the LOC123147131 gene encoding protein timeless homolog isoform X17, translated as MDSAMLSLTCAGLGAAEEDDDGGAVGYVKGDHCLDNLKDLQRLLRRDDPERREVFKQVCKWRIASRDLVPIIENYQSDRNLVITAVKVLVFLTMPVDPSSEDVAQQIEYLWDLKAALTRNVAIAVIVSLLEDPLDHLERTSFTEDDWKLVQLVLTLFRNVLAIQEITLPQKASGEATQLLYLADSFLELIFKENMMDLILVLAQHIDEPSGYLKHENLLLLEIFHYLFLGRDPELIAKVRPEGSKEQVNGDIDTSVDSLRLMMEKEEKEKRMFRQRNAENHALNGIFTCLAVDGSKSLCKGNPSSAMSSANSLRKIRNVQRGPQKRIAWDNELLYIPKEGIMEMLRSFMDQFLSGGYNVLMQSVCDDIVKQHDSVEKSDNITFFKVVCFVLAFQHEKASNAQKSSAGPQLSETSPGNECDDLPFCGDICGPVAATLNEDMFNIVLSMWREAYEDLKQTKDYKTLSAAGSLMKNMIGMIYLVVKVHPEDSRESQTARVLLYKLFYDQTEQGLTQFLLNLFRSFDTHKQPKSALADLLETVHIMLQLMEKLQARGALRVAKRTRKGRKRKTSDDKHESTKPGTENVEQSYIDPTDGTKATSDSLPDLRSEDPLAEPTLVEQGKVDSDGTDLPDTIVDTAVNLDSTTQLGGDPSSAGSGEKERNPINEEEDTCTTQLGGDPPSAGSGEKKRNPINEEEDTCTTQLGGDPSSAGSAEKKRNTINEEEDVSDSSSDDCPPATSEVDFNVSRLIYSLANNSVVQNICWLLKYYKTNSFRTNHYIICMLRRFCEDLDVSPMLYQLSLLTTFYDILAEQKSSSSKEYANIVNFLSKIVRKLVRAMKKQPLLFVDTLFWKTRKECHCIDADYLLNEFKGDVNNKGGEVGSSKGWGGPVNIADSLGDDEADYDIPHEPYDGDKNGDSSSGEREGDTQKSMGPRDKRSILLSLSDSEAEDNDRTTISRGSQNKEVPKRRGRSIFNEEQEKLIRDLHENYKDDRKCSHLIAEALDPSGKISSAQISRKLTQLGLRSVTRRKKVSEASLSAKDLVAQPQNDVLDDPKPESTRRRRKRLHRLSSKDDNNDNRPVSSDEETLQSLKGRTKNKELPSVDLAPRKSQHKEASQGDSDDETIGSLLRGKKKRLSTSDITENKQENLDSSKNIGLGVETIGSNAITKNKALPSVDLVPSISQHQETSQGTDSDDETIGSLLRGKKKRLSTSDITGNKQEDLDSSKNTDLGVESIGSNIIPKDKELASVDLPSSMSQHQEASQGTDSDDETIGSLLSRGKKRRLSTSDVTENRQEHQDSSKNIVPDNETVGSNVMDAPLHPELNSSNDNGGDAGEAELLDDLSEPELDGREDAEQRIVDDRDMPESGDMTGSNASQKAGLKRRLRMVIDDDDEE; from the exons ATGGACTCGGCGATGCTCTCGCTCACCTGCGCGGGCCTCGGGGCCGCAGAGGAGGACGACGACGGGGGCGCCGTCGGCTACGTCAAGGGCGACCACTGCCTCG ACAACCTGAAGGATCTGCAGAGGCTGCTGCGGCGGGACGACCCGGAGCGGCGGGAGGTCTTCAAGCAGGTCTGCAAGTGGAGGATCGCGTCCAGGGATCTGGTGCCCATCATCGAGAACTACCAGTCCGACCGCAACCTCGTCATCACGGCAG TGAAAGTGTTGGTATTCCTTACCATGCCTGTCGATCCTTCATCAGAGGATGTTGCTCAGCAGATAGAGTATCTGTGGGATTTGAAGGCTGCACTCACACGGAATGTTGCAATCGCAGTGATTGTGTCTCTTCTTGAGGACCCATTGGATCATTTGGAAAG AACTTCATTCACGGAAGATGACTGGAAGCTAGTACAGCTGGTGCTTACTTTATTCCGCAACGTCTTGGCTATTCAAGAAATCACATTGCCTCAGAAGGCATCTGGGGAAGCTACCCAGTTATTGTACCTGGCTGACAGCTTTTTAGAGCTCATATTTAAAGAAAATATGATGGACCTGATCTTAGTGCTAGCTCAACATATTGATGAGCCCTCTGGTTATCTCAAGCATGAAAACCTTCTTTTGTTGGAAATCTTTCATTATCTTTTCTTGGGTCGGGACCCAGAATTGATTGCCAAAGTTCGTCCAGAAGGCTCAAAG GAGCAGGTCAATGGAGATATTGATACATCAGTTGATTCATTGagattgatgatggagaaggaagagaaggaaaaaaGGATGTTCAGGCAGAGAAACGCGGAGAATCACGCACTCAACGGAATTTTTACATGCCTTGCAGTG GATGGATCTAAGTCATTGTGCAAAGGGAACCCCAGCTCAGCAATGTCATCTGCAAATAGCCTCCGGAAAATACGTAATGTCCAAAGAGGCCCTCAAAAAAGGATAGCATGGGATAATGAACTTCTTTACATACCAAAGGAGGGTATTATGGAAATGCTAAGAAGTTTCATGGATCAGTTTTTATCTGGAGGATATAATG TCCTGATGCAGTCTGTTTGTGATGATATTGTGAAGCAGCATGATTCTGTCGAGAAATCTGATAACATTACATTCTTCAAAGTTGTTTGCTTTGTCTTAGCTTTTCAACACGAGAAAGCATCAAATGCTCAG AAATCAAGTGCTGGACCCCAGCTGTCTGAGACTTCACCAGGCAATGAATGTGATGATCTGCCGTTTTGTGGTGACATATGTGGACCTGTTGCAGCCACATTAAACGAAGATATGTTCAATATAGTCTTGTCCATGTGGCGTGAGGCCTATGAAGACCTGAAGCAGACTAAGGATTACAAAACTCTTTCAGCTGCTGGCTCCTTAATGAAGAACATG ATTGGCATGATATATTTGGTGGTGAAAGTTCATCCTGAAGATTCAAGGGAATCTCAAACAGCCCGTGTTTTACTGTATAAGCTGTTCTATGATCAGACAGAACAAGGCCTGACTCAGTTTCTCCTGAACTTGTTCAGATCTTTTGATACTCATAAGCAACCAAAAAG CGCTCTTGCGGATTTACTAGAAACAGTTCATATCATGCTACAGCTGATGGAGAAGCTTCAAGCACGTGGTGCTTTAAGG GTTGCGAAAAGGACAAGAAAGGGCAGAAAAAGGAAGACGTCAGATGACAAACATGAGAGTACCAAACCTGGAACAGAGAATGTGGAGCAAAGCTACATAGACCCAACAGATGGGACTAAAGCCACATCTGATTCACTTCCAGATTTGAGAAGTGAGGATCCTCTAGCAGAACCTACTCTCGTAGAGCAAGGAAAAGTTGATTCCGATGGCACAGATCTGCCAGATACAATTGTGGATACGGCTGTTAATCTGGATAGCACCACACAGCTTGGAGGTGATCCATCTTCTGCAGGCAGTGGTGAAAAGGAAAGAAATCCCATTAATGAAGAGGAAGATACTTGTACCACACAGCTTGGAGGTGATCCACCTTCTGCAGGCAGTggtgaaaagaaaagaaatcccaTTAACGAAGAGGAAGATACTTGTACCACACAGCTTGGAGGTGATCCATCTTCTGCAGGCAGtgctgaaaagaaaagaaataccattaatgaagaggaAGATGTTTCAGATTCTTCAAGTGATGATTGCCCCCCAGCTACAAGTGAAGTTGATTTTAACGTATCACGGTTAATATACAGCCTAGCCAACAATTCTGTTGTTCAAAATATATGCTGGTTGTTGAAGTACTATAAGACTAACTCCTTCCGAACAAACCACTACATCATATGCATGCTGCGGAGATTCTGTGAAGATCTAGATGTGTCACCAATGCTATATCAG CTATCGCTTCTGACTACTTTCTATGATATATTAGCTGAACAGAAGTCTTCGAGTTCAAAGGAGTATGCAAATATTGTAAATTTTCTTTCTAAAATTGTAAGGAAGTTGGTGAGAGCAATGAAAAAACAGCCACTGTTATTTGTTGATACACTCTTTTGGAAGACAAGAAAGGAATGCCATTGCATTGATGCTGATTATCTACTGAATGAGTTCAAGGGAGATGTTAACAATAAGGGTGGTGAAGTTGGTTCAAGTAAGGGATGGGGAGGTCCAGTAAATATAGCAGATTCTCTTGGTGACGATGAAGCTGACTATGATATACCACATGAACCATATGATGGTGATAA GAATGGAGATTCATCGTCTGGTGAACGTGAAGGTGATACTCAGAAGAGCATGGGTCCCAGAGACAAAAGGAGCATATTACTGTCACTTTCAGACAGTGAAGCTGAGGATAATGATAG GACTACTATATCTAGAGGCTCTCAGAATAAAGAGGTCCCAAAGAGACGAGGGCGTTCCATTTTTAATGAAGAGCAAGAGAAGCTTATAAGAGATCTTCATGAGAA TTATAAGGATGATCGTAAATGCAGTCATCTAATTGCTGAAGCTCTAGATCCCAGTGGAAAGATATCGTCGGCTCAAATTTCTCGAAAGCTTACACAGCTAGGTCTCAGGAGTGTCACTAGGAGGAAAAAAGTTTCAGAGGCATCTCTTTCAGCCAAAGATCTGGTTGCACAACCACAAAACGACGTGCTGGATGATCCGAAGCCAGAAAGTACCCG GCGCAGGAGGAAAAGGCTACATCGGTTAAGCAGTAAGGACGACAACAACGATAATCGTCCAGTATCATCTGATGAAGAAACATTGCAATCACTTAAGGGCAG AACCAAAAATAAGGAGCTGCCCTCGGTGGACCTTGCACCGAGGAAATCACAGCATAAAGAGGCTTCGCAGGGCGATTCTGATGATGAGACCATAGGATCTCTGCTTAG AGGAAAGAAGAAAAGGTTATCAACGTCAGATATTACAGAGAATAAACAAGAAAACCTAGATTCTTCGAAGAACATTGGTCTGGGTGTTGAGACTATCGGTTCAAATGCCAT AACCAAAAATAAGGCGCTGCCGTCCGTGGATCTTGTACCGAGTATATCACAGCATCAAGAGACTTCGCAGGGCACAGATTCTGATGATGAGACCATAGGATCTCTGCTTAG AGGAAAGAAGAAAAGATTATCAACGTCAGATATTACAGGGAATAAACAAGAAGACCTAGATTCTTCGAAGAATACTGATCTGGGTGTTGAGAGTATCGGTTCAAATATCAT ACCCAAAGATAAGGAGCTGGCCTCTGTGGATCTTCCATCGAGTATGTCACAGCATCAAGAGGCTTCGCAGGGCACAGATTCTGATGATGAAACCATAGGATCTCTGCTTAG CAGAGGAAAGAAAAGAAGGTTATCTACATCAGATGTTACAGAGAACAGACAAGAACACCAAGATTCTTCGAAGAACATTGTTCCGGACAATGAGACTGTTGGTTCAAATGTCAT GGACGCCCCTCTCCATCCCGAGCTGAACTCATCTAATGATAACGGTGGTGATGCTGGTGAGGCTGAACTTCTGGATGACTTGAGTGAGCCTGAGCTGGATGGTCGTGAAGATGCCGAGCAACGGATCGTCGACGACAGAGACATGCCTGAATCTGGGGACATGACAGGCTCTAATGCCAGTCAGAAGGCTGGTTTGAAAAGAAGACTAAGAATGGTGattgacgacgacgacgaggagtag
- the LOC123147131 gene encoding protein timeless homolog isoform X9 gives MDSAMLSLTCAGLGAAEEDDDGGAVGYVKGDHCLDNLKDLQRLLRRDDPERREVFKQVCKWRIASRDLVPIIENYQSDRNLVITAVKVLVFLTMPVDPSSEDVAQQIEYLWDLKAALTRNVAIAVIVSLLEDPLDHLERTSFTEDDWKLVQLVLTLFRNVLAIQEITLPQKASGEATQLLYLADSFLELIFKENMMDLILVLAQHIDEPSGYLKHENLLLLEIFHYLFLGRDPELIAKVRPEGSKEQVNGDIDTSVDSLRLMMEKEEKEKRMFRQRNAENHALNGIFTCLAVDGSKSLCKGNPSSAMSSANSLRKIRNVQRGPQKRIAWDNELLYIPKEGIMEMLRSFMDQFLSGGYNVLMQSVCDDIVKQHDSVEKSDNITFFKVVCFVLAFQHEKASNAQKSSAGPQLSETSPGNECDDLPFCGDICGPVAATLNEDMFNIVLSMWREAYEDLKQTKDYKTLSAAGSLMKNMIGMIYLVVKVHPEDSRESQTARVLLYKLFYDQTEQGLTQFLLNLFRSFDTHKQPKSALADLLETVHIMLQLMEKLQARGALRVAKRTRKGRKRKTSDDKHESTKPGTENVEQSYIDPTDGTKATSDSLPDLRSEDPLAEPTLVEQGKVDSDGTDLPDTIVDTAVNLDSTTQLGGDPSSAGSGEKERNPINEEEDTCTTQLGGDPPSAGSGEKKRNPINEEEDTCTTQLGGDPSSAGSAEKKRNTINEEEDVSDSSSDDCPPATSEVDFNVSRLIYSLANNSVVQNICWLLKYYKTNSFRTNHYIICMLRRFCEDLDVSPMLYQLSLLTTFYDILAEQKSSSSKEYANIVNFLSKIVRKLVRAMKKQPLLFVDTLFWKTRKECHCIDADYLLNEFKGDVNNKGGEVGSSKGWGGPVNIADSLGDDEADYDIPHEPYDGDKNGDSSSGEREGDTQKSMGPRDKRSILLSLSDSEAEDNDRTTISRGSQNKEVPKRRGRSIFNEEQEKLIRDLHENYKDDRKCSHLIAEALDPSGKISSAQISRKLTQLGLRSVTRRKKVSEASLSAKDLVAQPQNDVLDDPKPESTRRRRKRLHRLSSKDDNNDNRPVSSDEETLQSLKGRTKNKELPSVDLAPRKSQHKEASQGDSDDETIGSLLSRGKKKRLLKSDVSENKQEHLDSSKNIAPGVQTIGSNIITKNKELPSVDLAPSISQHQEASQGTDSDDATIGSLLGKGKKKRLSTSDIAEDKQEDLESSKNIGSGIETIGSNAITKNKALPSVDLVPSISQHQETSQGTDSDDETIGSLLSRGKKKRLSTSDITGNKQEDLDSSKNTDLGVESIGSNIIPKDKELASVDLPSSMSQHQEASQGTDSDDETIGSLLSRGKKRRLSTSDVTENRQEHQDSSKNIVPDNETVGSNVMDAPLHPELNSSNDNGGDAGEAELLDDLSEPELDGREDAEQRIVDDRDMPESGDMTGSNASQKAGLKRRLRMVIDDDDEE, from the exons ATGGACTCGGCGATGCTCTCGCTCACCTGCGCGGGCCTCGGGGCCGCAGAGGAGGACGACGACGGGGGCGCCGTCGGCTACGTCAAGGGCGACCACTGCCTCG ACAACCTGAAGGATCTGCAGAGGCTGCTGCGGCGGGACGACCCGGAGCGGCGGGAGGTCTTCAAGCAGGTCTGCAAGTGGAGGATCGCGTCCAGGGATCTGGTGCCCATCATCGAGAACTACCAGTCCGACCGCAACCTCGTCATCACGGCAG TGAAAGTGTTGGTATTCCTTACCATGCCTGTCGATCCTTCATCAGAGGATGTTGCTCAGCAGATAGAGTATCTGTGGGATTTGAAGGCTGCACTCACACGGAATGTTGCAATCGCAGTGATTGTGTCTCTTCTTGAGGACCCATTGGATCATTTGGAAAG AACTTCATTCACGGAAGATGACTGGAAGCTAGTACAGCTGGTGCTTACTTTATTCCGCAACGTCTTGGCTATTCAAGAAATCACATTGCCTCAGAAGGCATCTGGGGAAGCTACCCAGTTATTGTACCTGGCTGACAGCTTTTTAGAGCTCATATTTAAAGAAAATATGATGGACCTGATCTTAGTGCTAGCTCAACATATTGATGAGCCCTCTGGTTATCTCAAGCATGAAAACCTTCTTTTGTTGGAAATCTTTCATTATCTTTTCTTGGGTCGGGACCCAGAATTGATTGCCAAAGTTCGTCCAGAAGGCTCAAAG GAGCAGGTCAATGGAGATATTGATACATCAGTTGATTCATTGagattgatgatggagaaggaagagaaggaaaaaaGGATGTTCAGGCAGAGAAACGCGGAGAATCACGCACTCAACGGAATTTTTACATGCCTTGCAGTG GATGGATCTAAGTCATTGTGCAAAGGGAACCCCAGCTCAGCAATGTCATCTGCAAATAGCCTCCGGAAAATACGTAATGTCCAAAGAGGCCCTCAAAAAAGGATAGCATGGGATAATGAACTTCTTTACATACCAAAGGAGGGTATTATGGAAATGCTAAGAAGTTTCATGGATCAGTTTTTATCTGGAGGATATAATG TCCTGATGCAGTCTGTTTGTGATGATATTGTGAAGCAGCATGATTCTGTCGAGAAATCTGATAACATTACATTCTTCAAAGTTGTTTGCTTTGTCTTAGCTTTTCAACACGAGAAAGCATCAAATGCTCAG AAATCAAGTGCTGGACCCCAGCTGTCTGAGACTTCACCAGGCAATGAATGTGATGATCTGCCGTTTTGTGGTGACATATGTGGACCTGTTGCAGCCACATTAAACGAAGATATGTTCAATATAGTCTTGTCCATGTGGCGTGAGGCCTATGAAGACCTGAAGCAGACTAAGGATTACAAAACTCTTTCAGCTGCTGGCTCCTTAATGAAGAACATG ATTGGCATGATATATTTGGTGGTGAAAGTTCATCCTGAAGATTCAAGGGAATCTCAAACAGCCCGTGTTTTACTGTATAAGCTGTTCTATGATCAGACAGAACAAGGCCTGACTCAGTTTCTCCTGAACTTGTTCAGATCTTTTGATACTCATAAGCAACCAAAAAG CGCTCTTGCGGATTTACTAGAAACAGTTCATATCATGCTACAGCTGATGGAGAAGCTTCAAGCACGTGGTGCTTTAAGG GTTGCGAAAAGGACAAGAAAGGGCAGAAAAAGGAAGACGTCAGATGACAAACATGAGAGTACCAAACCTGGAACAGAGAATGTGGAGCAAAGCTACATAGACCCAACAGATGGGACTAAAGCCACATCTGATTCACTTCCAGATTTGAGAAGTGAGGATCCTCTAGCAGAACCTACTCTCGTAGAGCAAGGAAAAGTTGATTCCGATGGCACAGATCTGCCAGATACAATTGTGGATACGGCTGTTAATCTGGATAGCACCACACAGCTTGGAGGTGATCCATCTTCTGCAGGCAGTGGTGAAAAGGAAAGAAATCCCATTAATGAAGAGGAAGATACTTGTACCACACAGCTTGGAGGTGATCCACCTTCTGCAGGCAGTggtgaaaagaaaagaaatcccaTTAACGAAGAGGAAGATACTTGTACCACACAGCTTGGAGGTGATCCATCTTCTGCAGGCAGtgctgaaaagaaaagaaataccattaatgaagaggaAGATGTTTCAGATTCTTCAAGTGATGATTGCCCCCCAGCTACAAGTGAAGTTGATTTTAACGTATCACGGTTAATATACAGCCTAGCCAACAATTCTGTTGTTCAAAATATATGCTGGTTGTTGAAGTACTATAAGACTAACTCCTTCCGAACAAACCACTACATCATATGCATGCTGCGGAGATTCTGTGAAGATCTAGATGTGTCACCAATGCTATATCAG CTATCGCTTCTGACTACTTTCTATGATATATTAGCTGAACAGAAGTCTTCGAGTTCAAAGGAGTATGCAAATATTGTAAATTTTCTTTCTAAAATTGTAAGGAAGTTGGTGAGAGCAATGAAAAAACAGCCACTGTTATTTGTTGATACACTCTTTTGGAAGACAAGAAAGGAATGCCATTGCATTGATGCTGATTATCTACTGAATGAGTTCAAGGGAGATGTTAACAATAAGGGTGGTGAAGTTGGTTCAAGTAAGGGATGGGGAGGTCCAGTAAATATAGCAGATTCTCTTGGTGACGATGAAGCTGACTATGATATACCACATGAACCATATGATGGTGATAA GAATGGAGATTCATCGTCTGGTGAACGTGAAGGTGATACTCAGAAGAGCATGGGTCCCAGAGACAAAAGGAGCATATTACTGTCACTTTCAGACAGTGAAGCTGAGGATAATGATAG GACTACTATATCTAGAGGCTCTCAGAATAAAGAGGTCCCAAAGAGACGAGGGCGTTCCATTTTTAATGAAGAGCAAGAGAAGCTTATAAGAGATCTTCATGAGAA TTATAAGGATGATCGTAAATGCAGTCATCTAATTGCTGAAGCTCTAGATCCCAGTGGAAAGATATCGTCGGCTCAAATTTCTCGAAAGCTTACACAGCTAGGTCTCAGGAGTGTCACTAGGAGGAAAAAAGTTTCAGAGGCATCTCTTTCAGCCAAAGATCTGGTTGCACAACCACAAAACGACGTGCTGGATGATCCGAAGCCAGAAAGTACCCG GCGCAGGAGGAAAAGGCTACATCGGTTAAGCAGTAAGGACGACAACAACGATAATCGTCCAGTATCATCTGATGAAGAAACATTGCAATCACTTAAGGGCAG AACCAAAAATAAGGAGCTGCCCTCGGTGGACCTTGCACCGAGGAAATCACAGCATAAAGAGGCTTCGCAGGGCGATTCTGATGATGAGACCATAGGATCTCTGCTTAG TAGAGGAAAGAAGAAAAGGTTATTGAAATCAGATGTTTCAGAGAATAAACAAGAACACCTAGATTCTTCGAAGAACATTGCTCCGGGGGTTCAGACTATCGGTTCAAATATCAT AACCAAAAATAAGGAGCTGCCATCCGTGGATCTTGCGCCGAGTATATCACAGCATCAAGAGGCTTCGCAGGGCACAGATTCTGATGATGCGACCATAGGATCTCTGCTTGG taaaggaaagaagaaaaggTTATCAACATCAGATATTGCAGAGGATAAACAAGAAGACCTAGAGTCTTCGAAGAACATCGGTTCGGGCATTGAGACTATCGGTTCAAATGCCAT AACCAAAAATAAGGCGCTGCCGTCCGTGGATCTTGTACCGAGTATATCACAGCATCAAGAGACTTCGCAGGGCACAGATTCTGATGATGAGACCATAGGATCTCTGCTTAG TAGAGGAAAGAAGAAAAGATTATCAACGTCAGATATTACAGGGAATAAACAAGAAGACCTAGATTCTTCGAAGAATACTGATCTGGGTGTTGAGAGTATCGGTTCAAATATCAT ACCCAAAGATAAGGAGCTGGCCTCTGTGGATCTTCCATCGAGTATGTCACAGCATCAAGAGGCTTCGCAGGGCACAGATTCTGATGATGAAACCATAGGATCTCTGCTTAG CAGAGGAAAGAAAAGAAGGTTATCTACATCAGATGTTACAGAGAACAGACAAGAACACCAAGATTCTTCGAAGAACATTGTTCCGGACAATGAGACTGTTGGTTCAAATGTCAT GGACGCCCCTCTCCATCCCGAGCTGAACTCATCTAATGATAACGGTGGTGATGCTGGTGAGGCTGAACTTCTGGATGACTTGAGTGAGCCTGAGCTGGATGGTCGTGAAGATGCCGAGCAACGGATCGTCGACGACAGAGACATGCCTGAATCTGGGGACATGACAGGCTCTAATGCCAGTCAGAAGGCTGGTTTGAAAAGAAGACTAAGAATGGTGattgacgacgacgacgaggagtag